One Gammaproteobacteria bacterium DNA segment encodes these proteins:
- a CDS encoding TIGR03751 family conjugal transfer lipoprotein, translating to MLLLGGCAGTKESVLPQDGPSMKAIYDGHLTGMGADGPLAVRRELGTRPLGDDDVDLAGYSRTAHTELETLFPRLPNPTLVMYVFPHLADAERVPVPGYATTFTLYERVEYALPGEVPSGQR from the coding sequence ATGCTGCTATTGGGCGGGTGCGCCGGCACCAAGGAGTCCGTGCTGCCGCAGGACGGTCCGTCGATGAAGGCGATCTACGACGGGCACCTCACGGGCATGGGCGCCGATGGTCCACTGGCCGTCCGTCGGGAGCTGGGCACGCGGCCCCTGGGTGATGACGATGTCGACCTGGCCGGGTACTCGCGCACCGCCCACACCGAGCTCGAGACCCTCTTCCCGCGGCTGCCCAACCCGACCCTGGTGATGTACGTATTCCCCCACCTCGCCGATGCCGAGCGGGTACCCGTGCCGGGCTATGCCACGACCTTCACCCTCTACGAGCGGGTCGAGTACGCACTGCCGGGCGAAGTCCCGAGCGGGCAGCGTTGA